A region of Puniceicoccales bacterium DNA encodes the following proteins:
- the hemW gene encoding radical SAM family heme chaperone HemW, producing MDLQAKAFTNTRIGLYIHVPFCPTTCSYCAFYKEPLSKISVNLYVKYLQKELQNIQDNRTFDSIYFGGGTPGILTPEHIITIGQAIEKKCHRAPTEWTFELAPSTVKIDRLIALKEIGVNRISLGVQSFNNHTLQLFGRRQHHPLEAYEMLRKQNFSNINMDLIFSPTHQNLRSWLDDLDQAIWLAPEHISTYCMTKENDFHISKDEDSEAEFYIETCHRLKDHGFLQYEISNFCRPGRESLHNMNTWQMHEWLGLGPSASSQYKFRRYTNIPSLQPWMDGIDSNRSILIDDIQLSSRDMFIDGLLFGIRMNQGVNFPDLVNRFGDHGNDNLKILFGRLVEENYAQINETNMALTDSGRLRCDAIELEILQCF from the coding sequence ATGGATCTGCAAGCAAAAGCTTTCACAAATACACGAATTGGCCTATATATTCATGTGCCATTTTGCCCAACAACGTGTTCCTATTGTGCATTTTACAAAGAACCTCTATCGAAAATTTCAGTGAATCTATATGTGAAATATCTACAAAAAGAATTACAAAACATCCAAGATAATAGAACTTTCGATAGCATATATTTCGGCGGAGGAACACCGGGAATTTTAACACCTGAACACATTATAACCATTGGCCAAGCCATTGAAAAAAAATGCCACCGAGCTCCGACCGAATGGACCTTTGAACTGGCCCCATCAACGGTAAAAATAGACAGACTAATTGCATTGAAAGAAATCGGTGTAAATCGAATTTCCCTTGGAGTACAAAGCTTTAATAATCATACTCTCCAATTATTTGGCCGCCGACAGCATCATCCACTGGAAGCCTACGAAATGCTACGAAAGCAGAATTTTTCCAACATAAATATGGATCTTATTTTCTCGCCAACCCATCAGAATCTTCGGTCCTGGCTTGATGACCTAGATCAGGCCATTTGGCTAGCTCCTGAGCATATATCTACCTACTGCATGACCAAGGAAAATGATTTTCATATCTCCAAAGATGAAGACAGTGAAGCGGAATTTTATATAGAAACCTGTCACAGATTGAAAGATCATGGCTTCCTCCAATACGAGATTTCAAATTTCTGCCGACCAGGCCGAGAATCACTTCACAACATGAATACTTGGCAAATGCACGAATGGTTAGGCCTTGGCCCTTCGGCCAGCTCTCAATACAAATTTCGAAGATATACAAACATTCCATCGCTACAACCATGGATGGATGGCATTGATAGCAATCGCTCAATCCTAATAGATGATATACAACTATCCTCTAGAGATATGTTTATAGATGGTTTACTGTTCGGCATTCGGATGAACCAGGGAGTGAATTTTCCCGATCTAGTGAATAGATTTGGTGACCACGGCAATGACAATTTAAAAATTTTATTTGGTCGATTGGTCGAAGAAAATTATGCCCAGATCAACGAAACAAATATGGCCTTGACCGACTCTGGCCGTTTGCGTTGCGACGCCATAGAACTAGAGATTCTTCAATGTTTCTAA